Genomic DNA from Cupriavidus pauculus:
GCCGAGAACGCGACGCCGAAGCCGAGCGGCAGGTCGTTGGCCTGCGAGACCAGCAGGCGCGTGCGCACGAAGCTCAGATCGTTCTGATTGTTCTCGCGATTGGCGCCAAGGCCGTCGATGCCCTTGAACACGCCGAGCGTGGCGCTGCGCGTCACCCCTTCCCCACGAAACTGGTAGGCGAGTTCCGCGCTGGCCACGCGCACGTTGGTGCCCAGCGTGACCTCGCGCCCGGCGCCGGGCTGCACGGCCTGGGTATAGCGCTCGAACTGTTCGTTGAGGTAGAAGCCGCCGGTGCCCGTGAGCGTATGGCGGTTGCTGAGGATGAACGGATAGCTCAGCGAGGTGCCGACGCGCTTGCTGTCGTTGACGTAGCGCGATTCGAAGCCGATGGGCGCAAGCGTGGAATTCTGCGGGTTGCCGCGATAGTGCGAGGCGTACAGCTTGGCGAGCATCCCCTCCGTGCCGATCGGTTGCGCATAGCTGGCCGCGTAGTACTCCTCGCCGTTGGGCCCCTTCGGATAGAGCGCCGACACCGAAATCTGTTCGCCGAGCGGCGTCAGGCTGTTGGTGGTCGCCGTGGCGATGCCGCGGATACCGGGCGACACGTATTCCAGGCCCGTGCCAAACGTGAACGGCTTGCGCTTGACGTCGAGCACCATCTCCGAGGCACCATCGGTGGTGGTCGGCGGCTGCACGGTGGCGGCCACCTGCATGCCGGGCTGCTGCGCAAGCACGTTCACATAGTGTTCGAAGCTTTCGCTGCGCAGCGGACGATCCTTCCTGAGCTGTTCCGCGATCTTGCGCAGGCGGCCCTCGGACGGGCCAGGCTTGCCCTGCACCGTGACGTTGGAGACATAGCCTTCGACCACGGTGACGAGCACATTGCCGTTCTCGAACGCCTGGGCCGGCACGAAGGCGAACGAGAGCGGGTAGCCCGCTTCCTTGTACATCGCGGTGACCTCTTCCGCGGCCTTGAGCAGTTCCGCGACGGTGATCTCGTGATTGGCGAGCGGCGCGAACTTGGCGGCGATCTGGTCGAACGGCAGCGTCTTGACGCCTTCGATCTGGAAGCGGCGCGGCGTGAGGCGCGCGGCGAGCAGGTTCTGCAACGCGTTATCGGGCCGTTCGACCTGGACGGTCACGTTGCTTTGCGGCGGCTTCGCGGGTGCAATGCTCGGCAGGGTTTGGGTGGGATCGCCCTGGACAGGGCTGCGTTCGGCGAACGCGGGCAGGTGATGGCAAGCACCGACGCCGATGATGAGCGCGGCGACGCGATGGCGTGTACGCATGGTAATACCCCAGAAAAAATAGACTGCATGCCGGCTGTGGATTGGCCACGTGTCGTGTGGCCCAGCCGCGGACTTCGCCCGGCAGGGGTGCCGTTCCCTCCTGCCGGTTCTGCGAAGCCGCTGCCGTACTGCGGTGTTGCCGTGCTGTGGATTGCCGCGGATCAGCGCTTGCCGCCGAGTGCGCCGGTCACGCCGCCGACGAGACCGCCGACGAGGCCGGTCACGGGTGCCAGCGGGTTGGCGGTGCTGCCCGAGCCCGATCCGCCGGTGCCGCCCGCGGGCGCGTTGCCGCCGGTGAGCGCGCTGGTCACGCCGCTGACGAGGCCGGTGACCGGTGCGAGCGGACCGCTGGCCGCGCCGCCGTTGGCGCCGCCGGTGAGCGCGCTGGTCACGCCGCTGACGAGGCCGGTGACCGGTGCGAGCGGGCCGCTGGCCGCGCCGCCGTTTGCGCCACCGGTCAGGCCGCTGGTGAGACCGCTGACGAGGCCGGTGACCGGTGCAAGCGGGCCGCTGGCCGCGCCGCCGTTTGCGCCACCGGTCAGGCCGCTGGTGAGACCGCTGACGAGGCCGGTGACCGGTGCAAGCGGGCCGCTGGCCGCGCCGCCGTTGGCGCCACCGGTCAGTCCGCCGGTGAGACCGCTGACGAGGCCGGTGACCGGTGCAAGCGGGCCGCTGGCCGCGCCACCGTTCGCACCACCGGTCAGACCGCCGAGCAGGCCCGTGATCGGGGCGAGGGGATTGCCGCCGCTGCCGGCACCGCCGGGGTTGTTGACGATGCCGCCGACCGACGCGACCGTGTTGCCCGCGCTGGTGACGATGCCGCCCACGCTCGAGACCACCGGCGTATTGGTATGGGTGATGGTGTTGCCGCCATTGGCGAGCGCGCCGCCCAGCGCGCCAAGCAGCGTGCTGACGGGAACGCCGAGGCCGGTGGCGGCGCCGACGTTCTGCGTGGTGCTGGTCAAGGCCGAGGTCAGCGGCACGATCGCCTTGCTGACGCTGCTCGTGATCTGCTCGACCGGCCCCGTGGAGAGCGCGGTACCGAGCTTGTCGCCGACCTTGTCGACCACGCCACCGACTTGCGTGACCAGGCTGCCCACAGGCGTGGTGACCGCGCCGAGCGGCGCGAGCGCGCCGGTGCCGAGGCCGGCCACCGCGCCACCCGCATTGCTGACCGCGCCGCCGAGGTTGCTGACGACGTTGCCGGTGCTGGCAACGGTCGTGCCCAGCGGGTTCGCATTGTTGGGCATGTTGCCGAGGCCGTTCTTCACGCCCGTGCCGAGCGCATCGACCGCGCCGCCAACGGAGGTCAGTACGCCGCCGAGACCTTCCTTGGTCTGCGTCGAGACGACGGGCAACGGTGCGTTCTTGACCTGATTGCCGATATCGGTGACGGCGTTGCCGATGCTATTGACGATGTTGCCCGCGTTGTCGGCGACGGTGCTGGTCGGCGTCTTGACGACGGTTTCACCGCCGTTGTTGCCGCCATTGTTACCGCCGTTGTTGCCACCGTTATTGCCGCCGTTGTTCCCACCGTTGTTGCCGCCATTGTTGCCACCGTTGTTGGCGCTGTCGGTGCCGCCACCGGTGCCGCCGTTGCCGCCACCGATGGTGCCGGTCGAACCGTTGCTGCCGGACGTGCCCGCGGTGCCCATCGAGGTGGAACCGCTGCCGCTCGCGCAGCCGCCCAGAGCGAGCAGCGCGCCGACCAGCGCGGCCAGCGCCACCTTGTTGGCGATGGGGTGACGAATCTCGTTGTGATTGACCTGGTTTGCTGCGTGCTTCGAAGCACGACGTTGTGCGTTGCGCATGACCGTATTCCTTTTTTGATTTACCCGACAAAGGACTCACGACGCTCGTTGCCGCTGTTGTGCCCTGCATATGGCGGCGCGCCGTACCCGTATGCCATTAGCGCAAGCGATGTGCCAGTGGACGGTGTCCGTACCGCTTCTGTGGGGGGTGGTCGCTGGAAGCCGCCTGCGACAAGGCTTTGCGCGGCATCGGTCAAACGCGCGCATCAAGCGGACGGTGCCGGCGCGGCCCGCGCATCGCGTTACGCGTTACGTAACGGCGCGGTGACGGCGAAACACGTTTCGTGACACGTAACGTCCGCGCGGCGGCCATCGCGATGCGGCGGCACGCGGTGGCGAAATGCCAGAGAGCCGCCTGTCACAAGGGCTGGCGACCCGCGGCACAGGATCGTTTGAGACAAGCGTCAGCGCTTGGCACGCGCTTTGCGGAACAGGGTCCGCGAAATTCGACAGCGCATCGATGAATGCAGCGTCGCCGATCCGAACGGGTGGTCGGCCACGTAGATGTCGATCGAGCATTAAAGCCGCGCGGGATCCATAGCGAAAGAACACCAAAGGAGAACAATCATGAAGGTCACGACCCACCGTCCGATGAATGTGATGGCCGTCGCCAGCGCGGCGGCTCTGCTCATGCTGGCTGGCTGCTCCTCGAGCGGCAATGGCAGCGGTGCGAATCCGGGTAATCCGAACCAGCCCTCGACGCCTTCCAATCCCACGCCCCCCGCGCAGACGCCGCAGACCACGCCTGTCGGCCAGGTCGGCAACGGTGTGGGCAATACCGTGGTGGCCACGGGCAATGCCGTGAGCGAGATCGGCAAGCAGTTGCAGGATGCGAACCTCCCGCTGCTGCCCGATGCCACGCAGGACGCGACCGGTGGCGTGTTGATCAAGGCAGGCGAGACGGTGGCCACGCTGGGCGGTGGCGTGCGCGATGGACTCGGCAAGATCGGTGCGGTGGATAACCCCGTGGGCGTGACCGTCGGCAATACGGGCAACGTGGTCGTGAAGGCTGGCGAGACGGTATCGAGCGTCGGCGATGTCGTGAAGTCGCTCGGCAGCGATCAGCTCGCTCCGCTCGCGCCGGTGGTGAATCCCGTGGGCGGCGTCGTGCAGAAGGTCGGCGACGTGGTCCAGACCGCTGGCGGCAAGCTCGGCGACGCGCTGAGCAACGGCCCCGTGGCACAGGTCACGACGCAGGTGAGCAAGGCGATCGTGCCGCTGACCACGCAGGTCACGAACGGGACGCAGACGGTGGGGGCGGCCACGGGACTCGGCGCGCCGGTGAACACGTTGCTTGCCACGCTCGGCGGCACCGTTGCGAGCGGCGGCAGCATGCTGACGAATACGCATGCGCCCGTCGTATCGCCGCTCGGCGGTGTGGTGACCGAACTGGGCAAGACCGTGGCGGTGGCCGGTGTGGTCCTGCACGGCAATGGCAGCGTCGGCGGCAATCCGCTTGGCGGCCTGTTCAATAACCTGCCGCTTTCCGGTTTGACGGGTGGCCTCGGCGGCCTCGGTGGTTCGGGCAGCGGGAGCGCCAGCCCGCTCGCGCCGGTCACGGGTCTGCTGGGCGGATTGACGGGCGGTCTCGGGAACGTGACGGGCGGTGCGACGGGTGGAAGCGGGAGCGCCAGCCCGCTTGCGCCGGTCACCGGTCTGCTCGCGCCCGTGACGGGCCTGGTTGGAGGCCTGACGGGCGGGCTCAAGGGTGCCGCGGGCAGTGCGACGGGTACGGGCACGAGCGGACAGACGGCACTCGGGTTGCCGAATCTGCTCGGCCTTGCGCGCTGAGTGGCATTTCGCTCATCAGGATTTTCCCTTAACGACTACTTTACGGTGCGCTGTCGTCCTTACCCCGCGCGGCGCATCCTTTTATTCGCAGCATGCAGCGTTCCGGCTCTTAAAGTCCGGACGCTGCACTTTCTCCATGTCTCAACCCCGTTCTTTAACAAAATGAGTATTCAGCGAGGGCTTACTCTCGCCCGTACTCCGTGCTTCAAACGCTTGTCTGTGCGTATGCTCACACTCGCATAGCTCGAATGGGGGGTATGTCTACGACAATGCATGTTTTATAAATTCTCCACCAGCGAGAAAAACGTCAAAAGTAACTAACCAATTAGAGTTAGTACGGGACTTACGGGGTAAATAACAGCAGCGCTGGGGTCGCGAGTTGTGTTTTTTCACGTCGGGAGTGAAATCATGAAAAAAGTGCTGGCGCGCTTTCAACGACAACAACGCGGTGCTACCGCGATCGAATACGCCCTCATCGTGGGTCTCGTGGCGCTGGGCATCGCCGTCGGCGCGAAGCAATTGGGCACCGATATCAGTTCGGGCTTCACCACGCTGGGCACCACCGTCAAGAATATGATGACTGGTACGTCGACCGGTTCTGGTTCTGGCAGTTGACCACACGGGCCCCTCGCGTGAACGCATGAGCGTCACGCACACCTTGTCGCGCTTCTGATCTTCCGACAGACGTTCGCACGTTTCGCGTGCGAGTGCGGGGGGGCGTGCGTCCTGCGTGTGCGTTACGTCCATGCCTTCACGTCGATCCGCAAGAACGTTTTCTCATTCAGGGTCCGCGCCACCGGTTTGGCGCGCGGCGGTCTTACGACCGGGTGAAGCATGTCACGAGTTGGAAACCGGAACCGGGGAAACCGGAGCCGGCGCCGCACCGCGGGGGTTGCGGCGCTGGAGTTCGCCATCGTGCTGCCGATGCTGATATCGGTAGTGCTGGGCATTGTCTATTACGGCGTTGTATTTGCTCTGCAGCAGGCGCTGACGCTCGCTGCGGCGGAAGGCGCGCGCGCTGCGCTGCGCTACCCGCTGGCATCGAACGGCGGCAACGCGGGGTCGACGGTGGGGCCACGCGTGCTCGCCGCCGCGCAGACTGCACAGGCAACGCTGCCGGTTTCCATTCGTTCGCTCGTCAATAGCGCAGATATCGCGCAGGCCATTGCATGTACAGCGCCTGCCGGAGCCGTCTGCGTGCGCGTGACCCTGAACCTGCCTACTAGGACGTTGTTGCCGACGCTGCCGCTGGTCCCAGTACCGGCGACGCTCACTGGCAGCGCGACCGTGCAGCTTTCGCCGGATACATGACAACAACGCCGGGTCTCAAAAGGGTCGATGCATGAGCAGCAATACCATCCGAATCATCGCGGTCTGCCTGCTCGTGCTGGCGGGCCTGTTGGCGCTGCTGGCGTGGCAGGTGGGCCGCCAGAGCACGCCCGTGGCGCCGCAGACGGGGACCGTGGCCATGCATCCCGTGGTGGTCACTACGCGCGCGGTCGAGGCCGGCAAGCCGATTACCGCCGATGCCGTGCGGATCGAACAGTTGCCGATCGATCCCGGCGGCGCCTATCGCGACACCACGCGCGTCGTGGGACAGGTGCCGCTCGTGGCGCTGGGCGCGAATGCGCCCGTGCTCGAAAGTCAGCTGCTGGCCGGTCTCGCGCGCCAGGTGCCGGAGGGCGAGCGCGCGGTGGCCGTGGCGGTCGATGAGGTGATCGGCGTGGGCCATCAGGTCCAGCCCGGCGACTACGTCGATGTGTTCGTGGTGATGCGCCGCGACTCTCAGGAGATCGCGGAAAGCCAGGCGCGCATGCTGCTGTCCCGGCTGCGCGTGCTGGCCTACGGTCACGGTGCGGTCAACGAAGCGCCGCCACACGAGGCGGAGCAGATGATGACGCGCCGCGACGGCGCGAAGACGGCGGTACTGTCCGTGCCCCTCGCCGCGGTGAGCCAGCTCGCGCTGGCGCAGCAGGCGGGGCGTCTGATGCTGGCCCTGCGCAATCCGAAAGATCCGGAGATGCCGAGCGACGGGATGTTCCCCGAGCCCGCGGGGGTGCTGAAGGCGCGCGCCGGCGTGCCCGCGGAAGCGACGCATGCCCCCGCCGATCGCGCGATTGCGGGGGTGGCGCTGGCCGGCATGATCGGCAGCCCGCCGGCCGCGGTCCGCCCCGTGCCACCCGCTGCGCAACCGGTGCCGGTTGCCGCCCCGGTGCGCCGCGAGGCCGCAACGACGACCCGGACTTCCGGCGTGGAAGTCATCCGCGCCGGCAAGCGGGATATCGAATAACACGAGTCGCACGGTATGCCTACTCATCCTTTCGTTGCCTTGCGATCCGGTGCTTCGACGCTCGTTGCCGCATCGCTGGCGCTATCGCTGTGGTTGTCGCTGTCGTTCCCGTTGTCGCTCGCGCTCGCGGCATCCGCTCGCGCGCAGGAAGCCGCTACCGGCACGCGCTCGATGCGCATGCTCGCCGGGGCGCAACAGGAAATTCGTCCCGGCCCCGCGCTCGAACGCGTGGCCGTGAGCAATCCGGCCGTGGCCGATGCCCTGCTGCTCAAGCACCGCAGCGGTCCGCCCTCCGTGCTCGTCGTCGCCAAGTCGCCCGGTATCACCGACCTGATGATCTGGGCCGGCGGCACACCGATCAGTTATTCGGTACAGGTGGATGCGGTAGCGCCCGACCGGGGTGGCGCCGATGTGAGCATCTCCACCGCTGGCGCCACCATCAGCGGGCAGTCTCCCGACGCGGCCGCGGCGGCGCGCGCGCAGCGCGCGGCACGCATGGCCACGTCGAATGGCAAGGCGGCGGACGGCAAGGCCGATGCGAAGGGCGGACTCATCGTCGATCGCTCGACGGTACCGGTCTCCGGCACGGTGCAGGTCGACGTGAAGGTCGTGGAGATCAGCAAGACCATCATCAAGGAAGTGGGCCTGAACTTCTTCAAGCAGAACGGCGGCTTTGCATTCGGCTCGTTCAGTCCGACCAGCATCACCAAGATCACGCCGAGCGGGCAGGGTACGGATATCGAGGGCACGGTGCCGATTGCCAGCGCGTTCAACCTGATTGCGGCCTCGGCGTCGCGCGGCCTCTTTGCCAACCTGAGCATTCTCGAGGCCAACGGGCTCGTGCGCGTGCTGGCGGAGCCGACGCTGGTCACGCTGTCCGGACAGAGCGCGAGCTTTCTCGCGGGTGGCGAGATTCCGATTCCGGTGCCGCAGGCGCTCGGGACCACGACGATCCAGTTCAAGCCGTTCGGTATCGGGCTGACGGTGTCGCCGACGGTGATCTCGAACCAGCGCATCGCGCTGAAGGTGGCGCCCGAAGCGAGCGACCTCGATCCGTCGCGCGGCATCCAGATCAACGGCGCCTCGGTGCCGGCGATCGTCACCCGGCGCGCGGACACGATGATCGAGCTCGGCGATGGCGAGAGTTTCGTGATCGGCGGGCTCGTGAGCCGCAACACCGTGAGCAATGTGAGCAAGGTGCCGTTCCTCGGCGACCTGCCCGTGATCGGCGCATTCTTCAAGAACCTGAACTTCCATCAGGAGGATCGCGAACTGGTCATCATCGTGACGCCGCACCTCGTGAAGCCGATGGCCAGGGATGCGCCCGCGGTGGCAGCCGTCGGCAACGATGGCACCACGAAGGCGAACCCGAACGTGTGGGGGCGCTTCATGGCCGGGGAATACGTCGATCCGACGTTGCCCGGCTTCTCGCGATAAGGATCGGGCACCGATGATGCAGCGAGACGTGGAGATCGATTACTTCCTGATGAACACGCGGCGCGACGATGTGCGCCAGTGGCTCGGGGGCGCGCTGACGGGACTGGGCGCGCTCGTGGCCGAAGACGGTTCGCACGAGTCGTTCGTGGAACAGGTGAGCGCGATTCGCCCGGGCCTCGTATTCCTCGACTTCTCGGGGGCGCATGCGCAGGTGTCGGGACGGCTGGCCGAGCATGTGGTGCGCCTGTTCCCCACGCTGCCGCTCGTTGCCGTGGGACACGCGACCGAACCGGAAGCCATGCTCGTGGCGCTGCGCGCGGGCGTGCGCGACTTTATCGACCTGCGCGGGAATCCGGCCGATGCCACGGCCGTGGTCAAGCGCCTGATGTTGCCGCGCTCGCAGGTGAAGGCCGCGGAGCCGACGCGGCGGGGCGGCATCGTGGCCGTGCTCGGCGCAAGGGCCGGCGTCGGCGCGACGACGCTGGCCGTGAACCTGGCCGCCACAGCACGCCGCGGCGCGTCGTCGGAAGTCCTGCTGCTGGACCTCGGCCTGCCCGTGCGCGATGCGGCGCTGTACTGCAACGTCACGCCCGAGTTTCATTTCGTCGAGGCGGTGCGCAACCTGCGGCGATTCGATCAGGTGTTCGTGCAGACCGCGCTCGCGCATCAGGCCAACGGCGTCTCGCTGCTGCCGCTGCCGGCCACGCTGGGCGAGCTGCGCGATATCTCGTACTCGGAAGCGCTCGCCCTGCTCGAACGGCTGCGCGCCTTTTTCGATCTGCAGGTGATCGATCTCGGCGGCTTTACGAATATCGACTTCATGGCGCAGATCGTCAATGCGGCGGATCACGTGATGATCGTCGTGGAGCAGAGCCTCGGCGCGATCGTGTCCGCCGCGGAGCTGCTGCAGGAACTGAAGAAGCGCGAGATCGAGCGCGACGACCTGCGGCTCGTGGTCTCGCGTTTCGACGCGCGTCTGGGCGTGGATGCGGCGCAGATTGCCGATCGCGTGGGGGTGCACGCCGTGGACACGCTGCCCGAGCGGCGCGAAGCGCTGCTGCTGGCGACCAACCGCGGCGTGGTGCTCGCGGACGACTTGCCCGCCGACCCGTATGTACGCGCCGTGGAGGCGCTCGCGGTACGGCTGGGCTATCAGGCGGGGCATGCGGCCGATCGCGGACTGCTGGCCCGGATGAAGGAGAAACTGCCCGATGGTTGGCGCGCGCCGCGCGGCAAGCGGGCTGGGAACTGACATGACGCAAGCGATCGAATTCTCGGACAACGCCGCTGCCCCGTTTCCTGCTTCGCAGGAATTCCATACGATCAAGGAGGCCGCGCACGAGCATCTGCTGACGCGCATCGAGGAACTCGGTGCGGAGTTCGGCCGGTGGTCGCGCGTGGCGATCCAGCGCTTTGTCGACCTGGAACTGGAGAGCTTCACGCGGCTGCGCCGCATTCCGATCAACGAAGTGGAACTGCGCCAGATTTCCGAAGCGCTGACCAAGGAGCTGGCCGGCTTCGGGCCGATCGAGGATCTGCTCAACGACCCCGCCGTGGAGGACATCCTCGTCAACGGCGCGATGGACGTGTATGTGTCGCGCCATGGGGTGCTGGAACGCATTCCCGTGCGCTTTGCCGATGGCGGGCATCTGCTGCGCATCGTGCGCCGGATTCTCGCGCCGATCGGCCGCCGGCTCGACGAGTCGAATCCGATGGTCGATGCGCGTCTGCCCGACGGGGGCCGCATCAACGTCATCATTCCGCCGCTCGCGCTCGAAGGGCCCGTGGTGTCCATCCGGAAGTTCCGCAAGGACCCGCTGACGCCGGCCGACCTGCAATCGCTCGGCACGATGAACCCCGAGATCTGCGAACTGCTGGAAGCCGCGGTCAAGGCGCGCTGCAATATTCTCGTCAGCGGCGGCACGAGTTCGGGCAAGACGTCGCTGCTCAACGCGCTGGCGACGTTCGTGCCCGTGACCGAACGCGTGATCACGATCGAGGACACCGCGGAACTGGCGCTCAATCACCCGCACGTGGTCCGGCTGGAGAGCCGGCCCGGCGGGTTCGAGGGCACGGGCGTGGTGACCATTCGCGATCTGCTGCGCAACAGCCTGCGAATGCGGCCGGACCGCATCATCGTCGGGGAAGTGCGCGGCGGCGAGGTGCTGGAGATGCTGCAGGCGATGAGCACGGGCCACGATGGCTCGATGGGGACGATCCACGCGAGCAGCCCGCGCGAGTGCCTGTACCGTCTGGAGATGCTGGCGGGCTTCGCTGGGTTTCAGGGTAGCGAGATCAGCCTGCGGCGGCAGATTGCCAACGCCATCGACTTCATCGTGCAGATCGGCCGGCTGTCCAACGGCAAGCGCCGCATCCTGTCGATTACCGAAGTCACCGGGCTTGGCGACAACATCATCTCCACGCAGGAGCTGTGGCGCCACGAGCCTGTGCAGGGACCGGACGGCAGCGAGACCGACCGCTGGCTCTCGCTCGGCCTGATGCCTCATTCGCCGAAGCTGGCGCGCATGCGTCCGGCCGGCTTCATGCTCGACGACCGCTTCGATGTCTAGCGCCAGCCTCCTGCTCGCGGCCATCGCGCTGGTGATTCTCGGCGCGGGCCTGCTCATGCTCGCGACGGCACGCGCACGCGCGCAGGCCGAGGGGGCGCGCGCGCATTTGCAGGCGCAGACCGAGCAGGTGCGCGCGCGTTACGCCACGCCGGTGGAGCCGGGTCCGCAGGCCAGCGCGCGCGATCTCAAGCGGCGCTGGACCGAGCTGCTGCGGCGCGCCGATCTTGCCGATACGCGGCGCACATATCTGCGCTTCGGCGTGCCCGCGGGCGTCACGATCCTCGTCGGCGCGATGCTGGGCGGCACGATCGGCGCGGTGGCGATGCTCGTCGTATCGGGCGCGCTGATCGCGTTTTTCGTATCGCTGCGCATTCGGCGCATCAAGCACCGCATGCTGCGCCAGTTGCCGGGCTTTCTCGATGGCGTGGTGCGGCTGATGGCGATTGGCAGCAGCGTGCCCGCCGCATTCCAGAACACGGTGGTCAACACGGAAGCGCCACTGCGCCAGTGCCTCGTGCAGGCGATTCATCTGCAACGCGCGGGCAAGGAGCTCGACCAGGCGGTGCTGCAGGTGGGGCGCGTGTATCGCCTCGACGAACTCGTGATGGTGGCGGCCGTGCTGCGGCTGGCCACGCGTTATGGCGGGCGCGCGGACGTGGTGATGGAGCGCACGGCGACCTTCATGCGCGATCACGAGGAAGCGCAGCGCGAACTGCTGGCGCTGTCGGCGGAGACGCGGATGTCGGCATGGGTGCTCGGGCTGCTCCCGCTCGTGATGGCCGGCGCCCTGTTCGTGATCAATGCGGGCTACATCCTGTCGATGTGGCAGGACCCCGCGGGCCGCGCCATGCTGATTGCCGCGGGGGGCCTCGAGATCGCGGGCGTCGCGCTGCTGTATCGGCTGGCCCGATCGATTTAGGGAGCGCGACCATGACGATGACGACACTGGTCTCGCTCAGCCTGCTGATGGTCGCATGCGCGGCGGGGCTGCTCGCATGGCCGCTGTTGCGGCAGTGGCGGCAGCGCTCGCGCGCGACGCGCACGATCGAC
This window encodes:
- a CDS encoding ShlB/FhaC/HecB family hemolysin secretion/activation protein — its product is MRTRHRVAALIIGVGACHHLPAFAERSPVQGDPTQTLPSIAPAKPPQSNVTVQVERPDNALQNLLAARLTPRRFQIEGVKTLPFDQIAAKFAPLANHEITVAELLKAAEEVTAMYKEAGYPLSFAFVPAQAFENGNVLVTVVEGYVSNVTVQGKPGPSEGRLRKIAEQLRKDRPLRSESFEHYVNVLAQQPGMQVAATVQPPTTTDGASEMVLDVKRKPFTFGTGLEYVSPGIRGIATATTNSLTPLGEQISVSALYPKGPNGEEYYAASYAQPIGTEGMLAKLYASHYRGNPQNSTLAPIGFESRYVNDSKRVGTSLSYPFILSNRHTLTGTGGFYLNEQFERYTQAVQPGAGREVTLGTNVRVASAELAYQFRGEGVTRSATLGVFKGIDGLGANRENNQNDLSFVRTRLLVSQANDLPLGFGVAFSAAGQYSAQKLASSEQISFGGRFFGLGYPAGEVAGDKGFGASAEINRMFAVDFVYLKTLQPFIAYDMARVFSNSFSLSHRSLASVALGLRFSDRRFYSMDISLAQPVGDKPVNASHRSPRINLLWSYQFD
- a CDS encoding collagen-like triple helix repeat-containing protein; translation: MRNAQRRASKHAANQVNHNEIRHPIANKVALAALVGALLALGGCASGSGSTSMGTAGTSGSNGSTGTIGGGNGGTGGGTDSANNGGNNGGNNGGNNGGNNGGNNGGNNGGNNGGETVVKTPTSTVADNAGNIVNSIGNAVTDIGNQVKNAPLPVVSTQTKEGLGGVLTSVGGAVDALGTGVKNGLGNMPNNANPLGTTVASTGNVVSNLGGAVSNAGGAVAGLGTGALAPLGAVTTPVGSLVTQVGGVVDKVGDKLGTALSTGPVEQITSSVSKAIVPLTSALTSTTQNVGAATGLGVPVSTLLGALGGALANGGNTITHTNTPVVSSVGGIVTSAGNTVASVGGIVNNPGGAGSGGNPLAPITGLLGGLTGGANGGAASGPLAPVTGLVSGLTGGLTGGANGGAASGPLAPVTGLVSGLTSGLTGGANGGAASGPLAPVTGLVSGLTSGLTGGANGGAASGPLAPVTGLVSGVTSALTGGANGGAASGPLAPVTGLVSGVTSALTGGNAPAGGTGGSGSGSTANPLAPVTGLVGGLVGGVTGALGGKR
- a CDS encoding collagen-like triple helix repeat-containing protein, translating into MKVTTHRPMNVMAVASAAALLMLAGCSSSGNGSGANPGNPNQPSTPSNPTPPAQTPQTTPVGQVGNGVGNTVVATGNAVSEIGKQLQDANLPLLPDATQDATGGVLIKAGETVATLGGGVRDGLGKIGAVDNPVGVTVGNTGNVVVKAGETVSSVGDVVKSLGSDQLAPLAPVVNPVGGVVQKVGDVVQTAGGKLGDALSNGPVAQVTTQVSKAIVPLTTQVTNGTQTVGAATGLGAPVNTLLATLGGTVASGGSMLTNTHAPVVSPLGGVVTELGKTVAVAGVVLHGNGSVGGNPLGGLFNNLPLSGLTGGLGGLGGSGSGSASPLAPVTGLLGGLTGGLGNVTGGATGGSGSASPLAPVTGLLAPVTGLVGGLTGGLKGAAGSATGTGTSGQTALGLPNLLGLAR
- a CDS encoding Flp family type IVb pilin — translated: MKKVLARFQRQQRGATAIEYALIVGLVALGIAVGAKQLGTDISSGFTTLGTTVKNMMTGTSTGSGSGS
- a CDS encoding TadE family protein — protein: MSRVGNRNRGNRSRRRTAGVAALEFAIVLPMLISVVLGIVYYGVVFALQQALTLAAAEGARAALRYPLASNGGNAGSTVGPRVLAAAQTAQATLPVSIRSLVNSADIAQAIACTAPAGAVCVRVTLNLPTRTLLPTLPLVPVPATLTGSATVQLSPDT
- the cpaB gene encoding Flp pilus assembly protein CpaB, with the translated sequence MSSNTIRIIAVCLLVLAGLLALLAWQVGRQSTPVAPQTGTVAMHPVVVTTRAVEAGKPITADAVRIEQLPIDPGGAYRDTTRVVGQVPLVALGANAPVLESQLLAGLARQVPEGERAVAVAVDEVIGVGHQVQPGDYVDVFVVMRRDSQEIAESQARMLLSRLRVLAYGHGAVNEAPPHEAEQMMTRRDGAKTAVLSVPLAAVSQLALAQQAGRLMLALRNPKDPEMPSDGMFPEPAGVLKARAGVPAEATHAPADRAIAGVALAGMIGSPPAAVRPVPPAAQPVPVAAPVRREAATTTRTSGVEVIRAGKRDIE
- a CDS encoding type II and III secretion system protein family protein; protein product: MPTHPFVALRSGASTLVAASLALSLWLSLSFPLSLALAASARAQEAATGTRSMRMLAGAQQEIRPGPALERVAVSNPAVADALLLKHRSGPPSVLVVAKSPGITDLMIWAGGTPISYSVQVDAVAPDRGGADVSISTAGATISGQSPDAAAAARAQRAARMATSNGKAADGKADAKGGLIVDRSTVPVSGTVQVDVKVVEISKTIIKEVGLNFFKQNGGFAFGSFSPTSITKITPSGQGTDIEGTVPIASAFNLIAASASRGLFANLSILEANGLVRVLAEPTLVTLSGQSASFLAGGEIPIPVPQALGTTTIQFKPFGIGLTVSPTVISNQRIALKVAPEASDLDPSRGIQINGASVPAIVTRRADTMIELGDGESFVIGGLVSRNTVSNVSKVPFLGDLPVIGAFFKNLNFHQEDRELVIIVTPHLVKPMARDAPAVAAVGNDGTTKANPNVWGRFMAGEYVDPTLPGFSR
- a CDS encoding pilus assembly protein, giving the protein MDYFLMNTRRDDVRQWLGGALTGLGALVAEDGSHESFVEQVSAIRPGLVFLDFSGAHAQVSGRLAEHVVRLFPTLPLVAVGHATEPEAMLVALRAGVRDFIDLRGNPADATAVVKRLMLPRSQVKAAEPTRRGGIVAVLGARAGVGATTLAVNLAATARRGASSEVLLLDLGLPVRDAALYCNVTPEFHFVEAVRNLRRFDQVFVQTALAHQANGVSLLPLPATLGELRDISYSEALALLERLRAFFDLQVIDLGGFTNIDFMAQIVNAADHVMIVVEQSLGAIVSAAELLQELKKREIERDDLRLVVSRFDARLGVDAAQIADRVGVHAVDTLPERREALLLATNRGVVLADDLPADPYVRAVEALAVRLGYQAGHAADRGLLARMKEKLPDGWRAPRGKRAGN